The Solanum dulcamara chromosome 2, daSolDulc1.2, whole genome shotgun sequence region TCTGTTATGTACTTGCAaagcatggaaatatgaaaCACCGGATAGACAACCGACAACTTATGGGATAAGACCAACTCATACGCCACTCCACCTGCTatcctcaggatttcaaattGGCCAACAAACCTCATTCTAAGCTTCCCCTTattcccaaacctcatcacacccttcatgggtgatattttaaGTCACACataatcacccaccatgaattcCAAGGGatgaaccctcctatcagcataactcttctgacgactctgatcTGTCACTAGTCGACTTTGAATCAAACGTACCtgctccacagcatccctaagtaagtcagtatctaatgcatcaaccgcaacagaatcaaactatccaatgggtgatcggtACCTATGACCATACAATTCCTTAAATGGTTCCATCtaaatactggagtgataactgttattataggcaaactctgctaagggcaagtgttggtcccatgtAACACCTTGAAAATTTCCATGCCAAGAACCGAACTATTCTTCACaggcgtataggcttgaacccgatgacttctaattgCTTATATGAgctaggatcaatttctaagtatttgaagtgtattagatgtgttttaggatcataagagatctctaacaccaagccgagtccaaagaatttctatcggctaagttttcgaataagttcgtataagggtcaactttgaATGACCATATATcctattatataataaattgggTGGTCCATgacatataaaattaaaggtctttgagtcttctttccaactccaccatgATTGTATATTTTGGAGTTctgagtcaaaagttatgaccattatactatagactatcactgcagaaatttcaggcctggggctGCAGTGGCGGGACGAGCCACTATAGCGTgcgaaactagcctcagtagtttgggtactagagcggtgcgccactatagcacctaTAGGGTTTTAAggccattttccagattttagggtcattttaatcttttcttgtgttttaacCAAAGTAAGGTCGTTTTGGGGACTGAATTGACcccatctaaagaccctaaaccttctaactctctcatttctcacaattagactaaaacactaaatcctctcctctcaaagttctcccaagggtttcaagaaATATCTAGGGTTccattcaaggttcttcaagtctccattactCTCAAGCTTGCATTTGGGAATTgttctccaaggtatgtgggttttcatccatgggttcttctacccatggagcccaaacaTTTTCTctacttgatatttcaaattctaaatggtgaatccttatgggcttttacatgatgattcaaaatgcatatattatggtatatttgaagctATTATGTTTAAATTGATATATTGACCCTCATTCATGaaatgaaattttttgttagtgatcttatatgaaggcttgaaaggtagtttAAAATGtaaatggtgggttgttttaaatgTTTGATTCgatgcatttatatcactctcatgcatacaagtattctttaaatgtatttgaaggtctttatgaattgaatccacctagtcttcttatattgaatgaagttgaattgaaagtttatgaagcaaatgcttATGTTTAAAGGAgccttgtgaaatgattgaatgatgatgaaaagaCTTTTAGTCAAAGAAaagattcaatgtgaaaggacaattctcacatatttgaatcaaatgaaatgttttaatgagctattccaccgatgatgatgtgatgtctaaagttatacaatggttatgttattatgatatataaatgttattccgtgggatttgacctagcaccgaatgtagcatgtagatggggactcgacctaaggggttcttaagtaaagcctcatgttgcattaactatgcgccaacataggagcccttgtaggctagtggatccacaataagccaataacgttaaagttaaagaatgctaaatttgacggagttctacccagcaagtagtctcctcgtgccaacgtagggggttatgttggattccatttaatagctcacatggtgttaaatgtcggttaaggtcacttccccacaaaatgaattttttaaggtttcttatgatgatgtttaatgcACGCATTCATTGTGCATATTGCTTATTCATAttcctcttatgttcttcattttgtagcatactcacatacttagtacattcaaagtactaacgcatactttttcctacatgatatcaccatgtatgaACCGACGTTTctcctcgacctcctccacGCAGCTAGTTcagattagtttgaagattgcttgtggtgagttcccatggttcgggaacaacatcccttttattctaagcttatattatgtagaacattaagactttttttttggtaactaaTAGTTTTTATTAATCACCAAGAGATATTTACATAATCATAACAAACTACATCACAGTTTGTTATCCAACAAGAAATAAAACTCAAAGTAAGACCTCAAACCTACAATTAGTTTCAGAAGAGGAGAGATTGTTGTAGTCGAGTACTAATCGCCAAAGGAGCTCTCAAAGTGCACATATATGCTATTTCCTTAGTTATCTCTTCatagtttcttcttttttctttaaaagtTCTCTGGTTTCTTTCCATCCATATTGCATAAGAGCACTCAGCATATATTAATTTGAAGAGCTGTGCATTGTGATACTTGCCTTTAGATTGTTTCAGAGTCCATTCCAAATGCATATCCCATGTATCAGCGTGAAAGAGTGGCCATTTAATCCAATTAAGCAATTTCTTCCAAATAGCTCTAGTAAATTCACATTGAGTAAACAGATGCTCTCTATTTTCCAGATCTTGTTGACAGagtttgcattgttggttgaCATCCATTCCCCAGGAGGTTAATCTGTCTGTAGTTGGGAGTTTATTCTGCAGCATGATCCACATTGTAACAATAGCCTTTGGTCTTGAACTATTGTTAAACATCATATTTTTCCAGGGGGCTGTTGGTCTATTACCCAGCAAATGCACATAAAAGTTTGCAGTAGTTGGTGAGTCTCTTTGAGTGTGTATCTGTTCTAGTATCACTCTAGATACAAGTATCTTCTTAACCATCCATGAAGTCTGTTGAGGTATAGGAACATTAAAGACAGTATGGGATTTTATATAATAAGAATGGATCCATCTAATCCATAGTTTATCAGTTTTATGAGCAAGATCCCAGCAGGTCTTAGCAATAGCAGCTTGGTTCCATAGGTGTATGTGGATGAGCCTCATTCCTCCAGCAGATTTAGGTAAGCACATCTTCTCCCATGCTATCAGTGCTCTCTTGGTGATGGTGTTGGTACCTGACCATATGAAGCTCCTACAATAAGCCTCAATGAGTTTAAGGACTTTTGTAGGTATAATGAATAATTGGGACCAGTAAGCTTGGATTCCAAAGAGAACTGATTGAACTAATTGTATTCTTCTTGCATATGAAAATTTCTTGGCAGTCCAGGAGGTAATTCGAGCTACAATTTTATTCACTAGAGGTGTTCATTGCGTAAGAGATAACTTTTTAGTGGATAAAGGAATGCCAAGATACTTGAAAGGGAACTCTCCATAGTTAAACTGGAACTGATGCAGTATGGTCTCTTTCATCTGATCAGTGACTCCACCAAAATAAATGGAACTCTTATTCATATTTGCTTGCAGTCCAGAAGCTAGGGAGAACTTGTGGAAACATTGATATATGGTCCCTATTGAGTGCTGATCCCCTCTGCAGAACAAGAGTAAGTCATCTGCAAAACATAGATGCTTTATTCTCAATTTTGCACATTTAGGATGAAACTTGAATCTTCCATTGTCTTTGACTTCATCTAGGCATCTACTCAAGTACTCCATAGATATAGCAAATAGATAAGGGGAGATGGGGTCCCCCTGTCTAAGTCCTCTTGCAGCATTAAAAGGAGGAGTGGGTTCTCCATTTATCAAAATTGTATAGTTTACAGTATGCAAACACTCAAGTATCCAGTCAATGAATTTCCTAGGAAAGCAGAGATTTTCTAGCATTTGCTCCAAGAATGCCCATTCCACAGAATCATAAGCTTTTTGCATGTCTATTTTGATCATACACCTTGGAGAGATATGTTTCCTAGAATAAGCTTTAACAAGCTCATTTGCTAGGATGATGTTATCTGCAAGTTTCCTTCCTGGAATAAAACTTAATTGTGCTTCActgataatatatgtcataatcctctgcagtctGGTAGCTAGCACTTAAGCAATGATTTTGTATAAAATGGTGCATCAAGCTATAGGCCTATattctttaatatttattgGACTAGCAGTTTTTGGGATTAGAGTGACCATAGTGCAATTGACTGGTCGATAGAGTTTTCCAGAAATAAAGAACTCTTTGATGGCTATCAGTATCTCATCTTTGGTGATGCTCCAagtctttttataaaaataagcaTTGTATCCATCTACTCCAGGTGATTTATCATCCCCAATAGAAGCTAATGCATTCCAGATTTCTTCATCTGTAATATCTCTACATAGTTCAGCTCCTTGTTCATAGGTGAGTGTAGCTCCTCTCCTCATAGTCTTCTTATCAACAGCTTGTAATTCTGTACTGCTAGATCCTATGAGAGCTTTATAGAACTGAGTGACTTCCTCCTTAATAGCTGCTGGTGTTTTGAGGCTTATTCCATTGAGCGAAGTGAGTTCTAGCATCATTTTCTTATTCGTTCTCTCCTTGATCATTGCTGAAAAATACTTGTTATTGTTGTCTCCAAGCTTTATCCATTTAGCTCTAGATTTTTGTCTGAGTGCACTTTCTTCCACTAGATTCCATTTCTTAATATTCATCAGTGCTTGCCTTTCTTTGCTAAGAAGTTCATCTGTGCATTGTTGATTAATCTGCTTCTGTGTTTGGATTAGTTCAAGTCTAGCTTCATTTATTCTAGTGGAGATGTTTTGGAATTCCTTCTTGTTTAAAGTTTTCAAGATCTTCTGTAGAGCTTTCAATTTTGCccaaatatttgccattttccCTGGTACTAGTTGCTTGTGCCATATTTCTGTTACTTTTTCCATGAATTTGCTATGATCTGCCCAAATATTGAAGAATCTGAATGGAGGTTTGACTGTCCACTGGTTTTCCTCAATTTTGATTAGCATAGGAGAGTGATCAGAGGTGTATGGTACTTCATATTGTGTAACCACATGGCCCCAATGCATTATCCAGTCTGAATTGCCAAATATCCTGTCAATTCTGCTATAGATTCTATCAGTACCTATTTGTTTATTTGACCAAGTATAGTAATCTCCTTTCCAAGGTAGTTCGTTGAGATGTAAATCATGAAGACACTTGGTGAAGGCTTGAGTTTCAGCTGAGGATACTGGTGCACCATGTAATCTATCTTTTGGATACAGCACAGCATTAAAGTCTCCAGCTATAATCCAAGGTCTATCAATCCCTTGTTCAATTTGTGCTAATTCTGTCTAGAGTTCTGTCCTCTTCTCATTTGTGTTAAAAGCATATATAATAGTATCAAAACAGGATACAGTACCAGTgctattattgatcatgcaaTGGATTGATTGAGCAGTAGTTCTACTGTGAGTTACTTGATAATAGTTTGTATCCCACATTAGCCATATCCTTCCATTCTCAGCACATTGATAGTTATTGAGAGATTGTCATCCAGGATTGATATTTGCAATAATCTTAGGTGCTTTGTGAATCTTGACTCTAGTTTCCACTAAAGCAGCTAGTTTAATACCTTTCTTCCGTAAATAGATTTTAAGTTCCTTCTGCTTATGCCTCTTATTTAGTCCTCTTACATTCCATATGAGCCAACTCATTAGGTACTGTGTGGTTGTTCTCCTTTATCAGGAGGTGCTTGATCATATTCACTGAGCCTTCTGGACATGCATTCTTCTTTGGCCAAGATCCCAAAAGTGGGAAATCAGTCAAGTTCAGTTCAGGGCTATATACTACTTCTCCATTCTGAATTCTGTTGGTGGAGCTTTGAGGAACTTCAGCTATTCTTCTCTCTGAATTTGTGTCCACCTGAACCATTTTTCCTTTTGCACCTTGGGAGGGCTTATCCTCTACTTGTTTCGGCACTGAAGCTTCTTTTATTTCTGGAGCAGGTTCTCTGATCACACCTGTAGGTTTCCATTCTTGTTCAACTTTTCTAGTGCATTGCTTCTTCTGGAGTTGAAAGGTTTTTTGTTGCATTGTTTGTCATACATGTCCAACCATTGAGAATTTAGGGCAGAACTTAGGTTTCCAATTATATAGAACCTCCTGCTCAAACACTTTCTCATGAGGGTCCATAACAGCAATCTTATCAGGCAGTGGTTGAGTAACATTCACTTCAATCAACATTCGAACATAAGAGATCCTTGTTTGTTTAGCAGTACATTCATCAGCATGTATTAGGACTCCAATGACACTAGCTATTCTACTCAATGAGCCTTTCCCCCAGCAAGACATCAGAAGTTTTGGAAATTTCACCAAGAGAGGAATTGTTGTAGGGAATTCCTTACTGAAATCAAAATCCACAGTCCATAGTTTAAGAATTATAGGTCTATTATTAATGGTATAAGGCCCTGAGTAGAAGATTTCATTCATATCTTCAGTCGATCGAAATCTAATCACATAGTACCCTTCTTCATGGTAATAGAGCTGAGGTGTTGCCACATTGGACCAGAACTGCGTAATGTATCTTGTTAAAGCATTATAACCCAGTACATCACCTATGAAATAGGCTATTAAGGCAGTGCTCCATTTTTTGATTTCCTGATTTACCTCATCTTTGTCCAGATGGACTATTGGTTTCCCATTCAGCATTTGAGGAGGGAGATAATCTAGTGATAATCCATTTGCTGTAGCTCGGTTTTTGGTAAATAGGCTCGTCCACTTTCGTTCCTCTACTACTACTGCATTTTCACCAGATTTAGGGCTTTCTGTAGATGGATCTACTGGTACTTCATTTGCTGAGCCCTCAGATCTGGGACTTTTCGGCATTACTGTTATAGGTGTTTGAGGGGTATTACTCATGTCTAATTTCTTCGAAGCCATACCTGAAGAGTTTTGTGTAACTCTTTGCTATACTGCATCTTTATCTGGATCTGGGGTTTGAATGCCCATTCCAATGTCATCTAGCTGAACACGAACATTTGTACTCGGTACTTTTTTAGGTCTTCCTCTACCTCTACCATTTCCGCGTCCTCTTCCTCGAGCTCTAGCCATGTCTTCACTGGCGCTTGTAGTGCTCACAATCACCGGTggttagagagagagagagatgacGAGTAGTTTTTTTCCTATTGTAAGTAACTTTCACCTAAATTCATAGTGATTTtaacattaagacttttattaaggcatttcttgacatttattttgagggtgatctagggacatgtcttagcccccgctaagtctttaatgtagaaggtatggttggacatagaaaaaaatattatgttgtctcttattaaatgtgaagtCCCTTAGTCCCTACATCTCTTTTGTTTTtcgcttgatttgtttatcattaccaatgaaatgcttaatgaatgctaagaggcttgggtgaggtacctctgggtgtctcattcggcgtgtcatgtctaggccctacgcttgggtcatgacatcccatcgggcaccaaaatcaatcacacaggccctaagcatatcctccaacacctaaaTAGTCCTCTTGGACTGACCATTgatttggggatgaaatgctgaactcatctctagccgcgtacccaaaccacgctgtaatggttcccaaaagtgagaggtgaacacttaACCCCGATAtgacacaatagagataggcaacccatgcagcctaacaatctcacgaagatagatcctagctaattgatctgcattgtagctagtcttcaccagaaggaaatgggttgatttggtcaatcgatccacaatcatccatatagagtcatacttacctaatgccatgggtaatccagacacaaagtccatagtgatacgctcccatttccactcaagaatgggcatcctttgcataggaccacccagtttctgatgctcatacttcacttgtttgcaatttagacacttagccacaaaatcaataatgtctctcttcattctACACCatcaatagtgttgtttcaagtcatggaACATCTTTTCCACTCCCAGGTGAATCGAATACTTAGAATAATGAgtctcctccaatatcatacgtatcCATTCACTAatcttgggcacacaaatgcgatcATTAATCCTAAAAAATCCTTCCGGATCAAGAGAGGAtaattttgcttcaccactcaacactttttCTCGAATGcccctcaacttgtcatcttcaaactggtgtgtacgaatctggtccatcaaagtagacctagcctccacaaaggccaaaataccatgatgtgtagaaatatcaagtcgaaccaactgtctagccaatgaatGAACCTCTAACACCAAAGGCCTCTCAAAACCCTTAAGGAtggctaaactacccatactagatgctttgcgactcaaggtatccgctaccacattagctttgctgGAATGATAAAGTATgatgatgtcatagtctttcaataactccaaccaTCTATGCTGACGCATGTttagattcggctgagaaaagatatacttaaggctacggtggtcagtatagacctcacaagtcactccatagagataatgcctccacaacttcagaaaaACACCACCCTtgccaactctaagtcgtgggtaagatagttcttctcatgtaccttcaactgttgagaatcataagctataactctacctttttgcatcaataaaCCACCCAAGCCAACTCCCGAAGCATCATAAAACACAATAAAGGCCACGCCCTCCTCaagtaaggctagaataggtgttgaAGTTAATAATTCCTTAAGCTTTTGAAAGATGAGCTCATactcatcagtccactaaaatgccatggtcttttgagttaacctagtcaatggggctgcaatagaagagaatccttgaacaaactgACGATAATAACCTatcaacccaataaaactccaaatctTGGTCatcgaagtaggcctaacctaATCACGAACCGCTacaactttggctggatcaaccataataccatacttggtcactatatgacccaagaatatcacggaatcaagccaaaactcacatttggagaattttacgtacaacttctcctctctcaatctctgaaggactgtcctcaggtgcctaacatgatctgcttcattcttggaataaaccaagatgtcatcaataaacatgatcacaaacgagtccaaataagatcaaaatacccggttcatcaactccataaaagtagtcggggcattagtcaacctgaaggacataaccacaaacttataatgcccataatgagtcttgaatgcagtctttgggatatcagattcccgaactctcaactgatggtaacccaaccctaaatcaatctttgagaacaccatGTACTCTGAAGCtattcaaataaatcatcaatgtgagggagaggatacttgttcttgacagTGACTTTGTTCCACTATCGATAGTCAATatacatcctcatagtaccatctttcttcttcacaaataaaactggtgcaccccacagtgatacactaggtctaataaatcccttcttcaataaatcttccaattatTCTTTTAACTTCTTCAATTCTGTTGGAGCCATCTGATAAGGAGAactagagatgggtttagtgtcaagctccaaatcaatcacaaaattgatatcacgGTCAAGAGGAACTCCCGACAAGTctataggaaatacatccataaactatCTCACCACTCTCGTAGTCTTTATAGAAGATGACTCTatagtgagatcacgtacatgagccaaataagaaaaacaaacatTATTCATCAAGCGACGaacacgaatataagatatcacccccttaggatacgaactcaGATTATCCTTCCATACCAAACTAGGTAAagcgggataagctaaggtcacggtatTTGTATAACAACCTAATATAGCATGAAAAGGAGATAATTAttccatacccagtatcacatcaaaatcaagcatgtctaataaaatcaagtctgcatgGGTCTCTCTActagaaaatatcaccaaacatcctttgtatacccgatccaccactaaagattcacctaccagggtagaaatagtaataggcacaggaagggactcactcacataatcaatacccatatcaaaataatttgacatataagaatagatagaccctgggtcaaataatactaaagCAGAATAATGGAAAACtagaacaatacctgtaatacCTGTATCAAAGGCTTCTGTCTTATATCTAatcggtatagcatagcataactgatgGTCACCCTTAGACTGCGAACCACTATGAGCACCAGCTCATGCTCCACCTTAGCACCatgggtgccacctctagtattctgcgAAGAACTTTGAACAAC contains the following coding sequences:
- the LOC129870256 gene encoding uncharacterized protein LOC129870256; this encodes MTYIISEAQLSFIPGRKLADNIILANELVKAYSRKHISPRCMIKIDMQKAYDSVEWAFLEQMLENLCFPRKFIDWILECLHTVNYTILINGEPTPPFNAARGLRQGDPISPYLFAISMEYLSRCLDEVKDNGRFKFHPKCAKLRIKHLCFADDLLLFCRGDQHSIGTIYQCFHKFSLASGLQANMNKSSIYFGGVTDQMKETILHQFQFNYGEFPFKSFIWSGTNTITKRALIAWEKMCLPKSAGGMRLIHIHLWNQAAIAKTCWDLAHKTDKLWIRWIHSYYIKSHTVFNVPIPQQTSWMVKKILVSRVILEQIHTQRDSPTTANFYVHLLGNRPTAPWKNMMFNNSSRPKAIVTMWIMLQNKLPTTDRLTSWGMDVNQQCKLCQQDLENREHLFTQCEFTRAIWKKLLNWIKWPLFHADTWDMHLEWTLKQSKGKYHNAQLFKLIYAECSYAIWMERNQRTFKEKRRNYEEITKEIAYMCTLRAPLAISTRLQQSLLF
- the LOC129870258 gene encoding uncharacterized protein LOC129870258, with translation MPKSPRSEGSANEVPVDPSTESPKSGENAVVVEERKWTSLFTKNRATANGLSLDYLPPQMLNGKPIVHLDKDEVNQEIKKWSTALIAYFIGDVLGYNALTRYITQFWSNVATPQLYYHEEGYYVIRFRSTEDMNEIFYSGPYTINNRPIILKLWTVDFDFSKEFPTTIPLLVKFPKLLMSCWGKGSLSRIASVIGVLIHADECTAKQTRISYVRMLIEVNVTQPLPDKIAVMDPHEKVFEQEVLYNWKPKFCPKFSMVGHV